A genomic window from Lycium barbarum isolate Lr01 chromosome 4, ASM1917538v2, whole genome shotgun sequence includes:
- the LOC132638646 gene encoding DNA-directed RNA polymerase II subunit RPB2-like codes for MYGESEYVDENVDDREIMSVDDDEDEAQEITQDDAWAVISAYFEEKGLVRQQLDSFDEFIQNTMQEIVDETADIEIRPESQHNPGRQPDFVETIYKIKFTQIYLSRPMMTESDGETNTLFPKAARLRNLTYSSPLYVDVKKEVIKKGHDYEEVTENQEFTKVFIGKVPIMLRSSYCSLYNLSEKDLTELGECPYDQGGYFIVNGSEKVLIAQEKMSSNHVYVFKKRQPNKYAYVAEVRSIAEGQNKAPSGMFVRMLSRSNSKGASGQYIRATLPYIRAEIPIIVVFRALGFVADKDILAHICYDSADTQMMELLRPSLEEAFVIQNQQVALDYIGKRGSTVGFSRERRIKYAKEILQREMLPHVGTREYCETKKAYYFGYIIHRLLLCVLGRRPEDDRDHYGNKRLDLAGPLLGGLFRMLFRKLTRDVRSYVQKCVDSGKDVNLQFAIKAKTITSGLKYSLATGNWGQANAAGTRAGVSQVLNRLTFASTLSHLRRLNSPIGREGKLAKPRQLHNSHWGMMCPAETPEGQACGLVKNLALMVYITVGSAANPILEFLEEWSTENFEEISPAVIPQSTKIFVNGCWVGIHRNPDLLVKTLRQLRRQVDVNTEVGVVRNINLKELRLYTDYGRCSRPLFIVEKKKLIIKKKDIVALQMRESSEDSGWHDLVAKGFIEYVDTEEEETTMIAMTINDLTNSRLNPDEAYSETYTHCEIHPSLILGVCASIIPFPDHNQSPRNTYQSAMGKQAMGIYVTNYQFRMDTLAYVLYYPQKPLVTTRAMEHLHFRQLPAGINAIVAISCYSGYNQEDSVIMNQSSIDRGFFRSLFFRSYRDEEKKMGTLVKEDFGRPDREHTMGMRHGNYDKLDDDGFAPPGTRVSGDDVIIGKTTPISQDDAQGQPARYTRKDHSTSLRHSETGIVDQVLLTTNADGLRFVKIRMRSVRIPQIGDKFSSRHGQKGTIGMTYTQEDMPWSAEGITPDIIVNPHAIPSRMTIGQLVECIMGKVAAHMGKEGDATPFTDVTVDSISKALHKCGYQMRGFERMYNGHTGRILTAMIFLGPTYYQRLKHMVDDKIHSRGRGPVQILTRQPAEGRSRDGGLRFGEMERDCMIAHGAAHFLKERLFDQSDAYRVHVCQQCGLMAIANLKKISFECRSCRNKTDNVQVYIPYACKLLIQELMSMAIAPRMLTKEPKPSSGKRAS; via the exons ATGTATGGAGAGAGTGAATAcgtagatgaaaatgttgatgaTAGAGAGATAATGTCAGTTGATGATGACGAAGATGAAGCACAAGAGATAACTCAGGACGATGCATGGGCAGTTATTAGTGCATATTTTGAAGAGAAGGGACTTGTGAGGCAACAATTGGATTCGTTCGATGAGTTCATACAGAATACAATGCAAGAAATTGTTGATGAAACTGCTGATATCGAAATCCGTCCTGAATCCCAACATAATCCTGGTCGTCAACCTGATTTCGTTGAG ACAATTTATAAGATCAAGTTTACTCAGATATACTTGAGTAGACCTATGATGACAGAGTCTGATGGAGAGACTAATACTTTGTTTCCAAAGGCTGCAAGGTTAAGGAACTTAACGTACTCTTCTCCCCTATATGTTGATGTGAAGAAggaagtaataaagaaaggtcaTGACTATGAGGAAGTCACTGAGAATCAGGAATTTACCAAGGTTTTCATTGGAAAG GTTCCTATAATGCTTCGATCAAGCTACTGCAGCTTGTATAATCTATCAGAGAAAGATTTGACTGAGTTGGGAGAGTGTCCCTATGATCAAGGTGGATACTTCATAGTCAATGGGAGTGAGAAAGTTCTGATTGCACAGGAGAAAATGAGCAGTAATCATGTCTATGTATTCAAGAAAAGACAACCAAACAAGTATGCTTATGTGGCAGAAGTTCGGTCTATAGCCGAGGGCCAAAACAAGGCACCTAGCGGCATGTTTGTTAGGATGCTTTCTAGGTCTAATAGTAAG GGGGCCTCTGGGCAATATATCCGTGCCACTCTTCCATACATACGGGCTGAAATTCCAATTATAGTTGTCTTCAGGGCATTAGGATTTGTCGCAGACAAGGATATATTGGCACATATTTGTTATGATTCTGCTGACACACAAATGATGGAATTGCTTCGCCCTTCCTTGGAAGAAGCTTTTGTGATTCAAAATCAGCAG GTTGCACTTGACTATATTGGCAAAAGAGGATCTACTGTTGGTTTCTcaagagaaaggagaatcaa GTATGCCAAAGAGATTCTCCAAAGGGAAATGCTTCCGCATGTTGGTACTAGAGAGTATTGTGAAACTAAGAAGGCCTACTATTTTGG CTATATCATCCATCGGCTTTTACTCTGTGTACTGGGACGGAGGCCTGAAGATGATAGGGATCATTATGGAAATAAAAGACTGGATCTTGCTGGACCTTTACTTGGTGGCTTATTCCGAATG ctATTCAGGAAGCTAACAAGGGACGTGAGATCCTATGTTCAAAAG TGTGTTGACAGTGGAAAGGATGTGAATTTGCAATTTGCAATTAAAGCAAAAACAATTACAAGTGGGCTTAAGTATTCTCTTGCTACTGGGAACTGGGGTCAGGCAAATGCTGCTGGTACCAGGGCAGGAGTTTCACAG GTTTTGAACCGTTTGACATTTGCATCTACTCTTTCTCACTTGCGTAGATTGAACTCGCCAATAGGGCGAGAGG GTAAATTGGCAAAACCTAGACAGCTTCATAATTCTCATTGGGGAATGATGTGTCCAGCAGAAACGCCTGAGGGACAA GCATGTGGACTGGTAAAGAACCTTGCTTTAATGGTGTACATAACAGTAGGATCAGCAGCAAATCCAATTTTGGAGTTTCTAGAGGAGTGGAGTACAGAAAATTTTGAG GAAATATCTCCCGCGGTTATTCCCCAATCTACCAAAATTTTTGTAAATGGTTGTTGGGTTGGCATTCATCGTAATCCAGATCTGTTGGTTAAGACACTGAGACAGTTGAGGAGACAG GTTGATGTTAATACTGAAGTTGGAGTTGTCCGCAATATAAATTTAAAGGAACTGCGACTATATACAGATTATGGACGTTGTAGTAGGCCGTTATTCATCGTGGAGAAAAAGAAGTTGATAATTAAGAAGAAGGATATTGTCGCACTGCAAATGAGG GAGTCATCTGAAGATTCTGGCTGGCATGATCTTGTGGCAAAAGGATTTATTGAGTATGTTGATACTGAGGAAGAAGAGACTACAATGATCGCAATGACCATAAAT GATCTTACAAATTCAAGGTTGAACCCAGATGAGGCTTATTCTGAGACCTACACACATTGTGAAATCCATCCATCTTTGATACTGGGAGTGTGCGCTTCAATCATACCGTTTCCAGATCATAACCAG TCCCCTCGTAACACATATCAATCCGCTATGGGAAAACAAGCAATGGGGATTTATGTCACCAATTACCAATTCCGGATG GATACATTGGCCTATGTACTGTATTATCCACAAAAGCCTCTTGTTACTACGCGGGCTATGGAGCATTTGCATTTCAGGCAGCTTCCAGCTGGCATT AACGCCATTGTTGCCATTTCCTGCTATTCGGGCTATAACCAAGAAGATTCTGTCATCATGAATCAATCTTCAATTGACCGTGGCTTCTTCCGCTCTCTATTTTTCCGTTCATATCG GGATGAAGAGAAAAAGATGGGAACACTTGTCAAAGAGGATTTTGGACGTCCTGATAGAGAACATACCATG GGAATGCGACATGGAAATTACGATAAATTAGATGATGACGGATTTGCACCTCCT GGAACAAGAGTTTCTGGTGATGATGTCATAATTGGAAAGACCACACCCATTTCTCAAGATGATGCTCAAGGACAACCAGCAAGATACACGCGCAAAGACCATAGTACCAGTCTACGACATAGTGAAACTGGAATTGTGGATCAG GTTCTTTTGACAACAAATGCAGATGGACTGAGATTTGTCAAAATAAGGATGAGATCTGTCAGAATTCCCCAGATCGGAGACAAATTCAGCAGTCGGCATGGACAAAAAGGAACCATTGGAATGACTTACACACAAGAAGACATGCCATGGAGCGCTGAAGGCATAACCCCAGATATCATTGTGAATCCACATGCCATCCCTTCTCGTATGACAATAGGCCAGCTAGTTGAGTGTATCATGGGGAAGGTTGCTGCTCACATGGGAAAGGAAGGAGATGCTACCCCTTTCACTGATGTTACT GTGGATAGCATCAGCAAAGCTCTGCACAAGTGTGGTTATCAGATGCGTGGTTTTGAGAGAATGTATAATGGTCATACAGGCCGTATATTGACTGCAATGATATTCTTGGGGCCAACTTACTACCAGAGACTGAAGCACATGGTGGATGATAAGATCCATTCTCGTGGCCGTGGTCCTGTGCAGATTCTCACTAGGCAACCTGCTGA
- the LOC132638647 gene encoding uncharacterized protein LOC132638647 isoform X2, with translation MLPIAWAIVEYENKNTWIWFLKLLIADLGMRDGSNYTVISDMQKGLQSAMKELLPLVEHRMCARHILANWAKGWRGLQKMNQFWKCATSTFEGEMKINPDKMKHLGTAKDVVGPGCLREYHVDMPLLPYYIRSMNSLSLLTAATIRRPT, from the exons ATGTTGCCTATTGCTTGGgctatagtagaatatgagaatAAGAACACTTGGATATGGTTTTTGAAATTGTTGATAGCTGATTTGGGAATGAGAGATGGCAGCAACTACACAGTGATATCAGACATGCAAAAG GGGCTTCAATCAGCTATGAAAGAATTGTTACCACTGGTGGAGCACAGGATGTGTGCAAGACACATCCTAGCCAACTGGGCAAAAGGATGGAGAGGTCTTCAAAAAATGAACCAATTCTGGAAGTGTGCAACAAGTACCTTTGAAGGAGAGATGAAGATAAATCCGGACAAAATGAAACATCTTGGTACTGCCAAGGATG TTGTAGGGCCTGGATGCTTAAGAGAATACCATGTCGACATGCCCTTGCTTCCATATTATATAAGAAGTATGAACTCATTGAGTTTGTTGACAGCCGCTACAATAAGGAGACCTACTTGA
- the LOC132638647 gene encoding uncharacterized protein LOC132638647 isoform X1, giving the protein MLPIAWAIVEYENKNTWIWFLKLLIADLGMRDGSNYTVISDMQKGLQSAMKELLPLVEHRMCARHILANWAKGWRGLQKMNQFWKCATSTFEGEMKINPDKMKHLGTAKDGKDIVADLLYYPRETWCKLYFRTDIKHDNVDNNMSESFNA; this is encoded by the exons ATGTTGCCTATTGCTTGGgctatagtagaatatgagaatAAGAACACTTGGATATGGTTTTTGAAATTGTTGATAGCTGATTTGGGAATGAGAGATGGCAGCAACTACACAGTGATATCAGACATGCAAAAG GGGCTTCAATCAGCTATGAAAGAATTGTTACCACTGGTGGAGCACAGGATGTGTGCAAGACACATCCTAGCCAACTGGGCAAAAGGATGGAGAGGTCTTCAAAAAATGAACCAATTCTGGAAGTGTGCAACAAGTACCTTTGAAGGAGAGATGAAGATAAATCCGGACAAAATGAAACATCTTGGTACTGCCAAGGATGGTAAGGATATTGTTGCAGATTTGCTGTACTACCCACGTGAAACTTGGTGTAAACTGTACTTTAGAACTGACATTAAGCATGATAATGTGGACAATAATATGTCTGAAAGCTTCAATGCCTAG